The Candidatus Neomarinimicrobiota bacterium genome includes the window GGTGGTTGACTCACATCGCTATTCGCAAGTTGGCTTTCAAACGCTCGATCAATTCCAAAGGTAGTCCCCCAGCTATTTACTGCAACCAGTCGGTAATGATAGGTCATGTCAGGAGTAAGCCCTGATAAATTCGCACTTATAGATACATCACTTGTTCCTGAACCTATATTTTGACTAGATGTCTGAGAACCATAACTAATAGTGGCACCATACTCGAAGTAGCAATCGGTTGTCAAGCCATTAGGATTGATCGTGCCATTTAAAGTTGCGGTCGTTGAGGTAACACTTGTCGCTGGATCTGTAGAGACAATGGGAGCATTTTGTGCGGATATCAGCGCGCTAGTCCAAGGACCAACACTACATTCTCCTTGTCCTAGAGCCCTAACTCGCCAATGAATCTCCCTTGCCGAAGGTAAAATCATGGAGTGATGACTTTCCGGCACAATCTTATCATATAAAATATTTACAAAATCAGATGATGTGGTGTCCATCTGAAAGGCATATCCCGCTGCATAGAGGACTGCTGCCCAATCAAAATTAACGTACCCAGTGATATATGTTGAGTCTGTCGGTACCAATGTGACGGGATCAATCTCGATCGATGGGCATCCAACGCGGAAGCTTCGAGTTTCGCTCCAATCACCAAACAAATTACATGGCGATATTGTCCTTGCCCTGACACGCCAGTAGTATGTCCCTGCATTCAGATTCCCGCACTCATAGCATGCCTCGGCATATTCATGGGGAGCAGTAAAAGCGAGATCGGCACAAAGACTGCTAAAATCTGAATTATCATCGATCTGAATCTCATACCGATTCACTCTCGGTGATTCATACCAGCGGAGAAAGATCTCTGGAGAGCAATCTTCAAAACGATACCCATCAGGTGGTGAATTCAGTGTTATCTGTTCCGTGCAATTACTACCCCACCAGAGATCATAGGTATTCCCAGCGTAAGGCAATTGATAGACTTTGATAAAATAGTAGCTAGCTGCAGGACTGTTATAACAAATCAATTCGATATCATTTTCTGAACTATTGCTGCTTGCCACTAATGAGCCGGAAGAGTTATACAAATCTATGTCTATATCACCTTCAACATGGACGAAGTCGCATTCGATGTATAGACATTCCGTATTAGACGGAACGTATATCTTATACCAATCATGATCCCCATGAATCCCGAAGCCACCGACATTATGCAACCATGTGGACCAATTCGAACCGAGGTCATATGCATGTGCCATGTCGTCGTTTTCCTCGTAGTTATCTTCTGCGATGGGATTCACGATGCTCCAGAATATTTGGTATAGAGCTGCAGTGTGGCCAATAGCACGTGCTTGAAGTTGGGGTTGATATATCTCTCCACAAACAGCCCATGGCACATCATCCCAATCAAATAGAAAGAAAGTGTCATGGCTCCCGTCAGTATAATATGCCCTGACAGTATAGAAGGGATTGCTGAAGTACTCTGAAAGATATGATGCTGAATAGACGATACTCATATCATTCGACCACTCACAGTCAACAATCATGTAATCTATGTCCTGTATCAATTCCCGTACTTGTACTCCTAGCGCATTAACCTTATAGGCGATATTGAATGTTTTACTGGCATCAAGTCGATTACTTGCACGACGATATTTACCATTGCCGTATGTGTCCGAATCACCATCCACATCGTCACTATCAAATTGGTCTGTGAAATTCGCTAAACTGTAGAATAAGTTGGTGAGTTCATCTACATACCAAGGCTCTGTACTCC containing:
- a CDS encoding T9SS type A sorting domain-containing protein, producing the protein STEPWYVDELTNLFYSLANFTDQFDSDDVDGDSDTYGNGKYRRASNRLDASKTFNIAYKVNALGVQVRELIQDIDYMIVDCEWSNDMSIVYSASYLSEYFSNPFYTVRAYYTDGSHDTFFLFDWDDVPWAVCGEIYQPQLQARAIGHTAALYQIFWSIVNPIAEDNYEENDDMAHAYDLGSNWSTWLHNVGGFGIHGDHDWYKIYVPSNTECLYIECDFVHVEGDIDIDLYNSSGSLVASSNSSENDIELICYNSPAASYYFIKVYQLPYAGNTYDLWWGSNCTEQITLNSPPDGYRFEDCSPEIFLRWYESPRVNRYEIQIDDNSDFSSLCADLAFTAPHEYAEACYECGNLNAGTYYWRVRARTISPCNLFGDWSETRSFRVGCPSIEIDPVTLVPTDSTYITGYVNFDWAAVLYAAGYAFQMDTTSSDFVNILYDKIVPESHHSMILPSAREIHWRVRALGQGECSVGPWTSALISAQNAPIVSTDPATSVTSTTATLNGTINPNGLTTDCYFEYGATISYGSQTSSQNIGSGTSDVSISANLSGLTPDMTYHYRLVAVNSWGTTFGIDRAFESQLANSDVSQPPISYYLFPVYPNPFNPVSTILYELPRASEVSLIVYDILGREVARLVDGHTEPGYHQVKWNGRDKNGTELPSGIYIARLVTPEYTKSIKMVLLK